A genome region from Danio aesculapii chromosome 2, fDanAes4.1, whole genome shotgun sequence includes the following:
- the amph gene encoding amphiphysin isoform X3, whose translation MAEIKTGIFAKNVQKRINRAQEKVLQKLGKADETKDEQFEQCVQNFKRQEFEGSRLQREMKAYIAAVKGMQQASMNLTESLHEVYEPDWHGKDDVMTIGKNCDALWEDFHQKLVDSTINTLETYLTQFPDLKMRVAKRSRKLIDYDSARHHLETLQTSTMRNDKRIAKAEEDLKKAQRVFDDLNVGLQDELPTLWDSRVGFYVSTFKNVSSLEARFHREISFLCHKLYEVMNKLAEQHSDKMFTIQGAPSDSGPLRLARTPSPPDDESPDSSPAASPNHTLRPTSPGPPRPKSPSQLKMGPPKPPPPKVTPTRELQQEQIIDLFDGGFPEISVTSPQPNERPGESLLDLDFDPFKPDTSTPIGQTQSPVSQTLPWDLWTGDAAQPAQPATDGDFTANWAADFGSSATTGTDESANTQPAVDGQGWPPADGWPTDSTPQPQGETATDEDATVPTFMADFDKMPEAEAEAPESDVAEGEGEASPASEPEGGEGPATTPPTDTQPEEITASSPPAETPTSTVESPVSAEPEAAEQAEESVPVQETEKESPTEAALASVEDKESPIEETPEKMPIPSVVIEPASSNEGDDDRDGDITSPIATGDNGMIAECQTTKDSSGMPARFLFKVETLHDFEAANPDELELKKGDIVLVVPTELAEDQDAGWLTGIRESDWQQRGTSAKKGLFPENFTQRLE comes from the exons GttctgcagaagttgggaaaggCGGATGAGACGAAAGATGAACAGTTTGAGCAATGTGTGCAGAACTTCAAAAGACAGGAG TTTGAGGGCTCTAGGCTACAGAGGGAGATGAAGGCTTACATAGCAGCTGTTAAAG GGATGCAGCAGGCCTCTATGAACCTGACAGAGTCCTTACATGAAGTATATGAGCCTGACTGGCACGGCAAGGATGACGTCATGACCATTGGAAAG AACTGTGACGCTCTGTGGGAGGACTTCCATCAGAAACTGGTGGACTCCACCATCAACACGCTGGAAACATATCTGACTCAGTTCCCAGATCTCAAG ATGCGCGTGGCGAAGAGAAGCAGGAAGTTAATTGACTATGACAGTGCGCGGCACCATCTTGAGACTCTTCAGACTTCAACCATGAGGAATGACAAGAGGATTGCAAAA GCTGAAGAGGACTTGAAAAAGGCCCAGAGGGTTTTTGATGATCTCAATGTTGGCCTGCAGGATGAGCTGCCCACACTTTGGGATAG TCGGGTGGGGTTTTATGTGAGCACCTTCAAGAACGTCTCAAGCCTGGAAGCCCGTTTCCACAGGGAGATTTCTTTT CTCTGTCATAAGCTGTATGAAGTAATGAATAAGCTCGCTGAACAACACTCAGACAAAATGTTCACGATTCAAGGAGCACCCAG TGACTCTGGGCCCCTGCGATTAGCCAGGACTCCCAGCCCACCTGACGATGAGAGTCCAGACAGCAGCCCAGCAGCCAGTCCTAACCACACACTGAGGCCCACATCTCCTGGCCCACCTCGACCCAAATCACCTTCACAG CTGAAGATGGGACCTCCAAAACCACCTCCTCCAAAAGTTACTCCAACCAGGGAGCTTCAACAAGAGCAGATAATCGACCTGTTCGATGGAGGATTTCCAGAGATCAGTGTTACATCACCACAG CCAAACGAGAGGCCCGGAGAATCTCTTCTGGATCTGGATTTTGATCCATTTAAGCCTGATACCAGTACACCTATTGGGCAGACCCAATCACCTGTATCTCAG ACACTACCTTGGGATCTTTGGACG GGAGATGCTGCACAACCTGCACAGCCC GCTACAGATGGTGACTTCACTGCCAACTGGGCAGCTGACTTTGGCTCTTCTGCCACTACGGGTACAGATGAATCTGCAAATACTCAACCTGCAGTGGATGGGCAGGGCTGGCCACCTGCTGATGGTTGGCCTACAGATTCAACACCACAGCCTCAAGGAGAGACGGCCACAGATGAG GATGCGACAGTCCCAACATTTATGGCTGACTTTGATAAGATG CCTGAAGCCGAGGCTGAGGCCCCAGAGAGTGATGTAGCTGAAGGGGAAGGTGAAGCATCTCCAGCCTCAGAACCTGAGGGTGGAGAGGGTCCTGCCACCACTCCTCCAACCGACACACAACCAGAGGAGATAACAGCTTCAAGCCCTCCCGCTGAAACGCCCACT AGCACTGTGGAGTCTCCAGTGTCTGCTGAGCCTGAAGCAGCAGAGCAGGCTGAG GAATCTGTTCCAGTCCAAGAAACAGAAAAGGAGTCACCTACAGAGGCGGCTCTG GCTTCTGTTGAAGATAAAGAGTCTCCCATTGAAGAGACTCCG GAAAAGATGCCTATCCCTTCTGTTGTTATTGAGCCTGCCTCTAGTAATGAGGGTGATGATGACCGTGATGGTGATATTACATCTCCAATAGCCACTGGGGATAATGGCATGATTGCAGAATGCCAGACAACCAAAGACAGTTCTGGAATGCCTGCTAGATTCCTTTTCAAG GTTGAAACATTGCATGATTTTGAAGCGGCGAACCCAGATGAACTTGAGCTGAAGAAAGGAGACATAGTTTTGGTAGTACCAACAGAGCTAGCTGAAGATCAG GATGCCGGTTGGCTCACTGGCATCAGAGAGAGTGACTGGCAGCAGCGCGGCACCTCAGCTAAGAAAGGACTGTTTCCTGAAAACTTCACACAGCGTCTGGAGTAA
- the amph gene encoding amphiphysin isoform X2, whose amino-acid sequence MAEIKTGIFAKNVQKRINRAQEKVLQKLGKADETKDEQFEQCVQNFKRQEFEGSRLQREMKAYIAAVKGMQQASMNLTESLHEVYEPDWHGKDDVMTIGKNCDALWEDFHQKLVDSTINTLETYLTQFPDLKMRVAKRSRKLIDYDSARHHLETLQTSTMRNDKRIAKAEEDLKKAQRVFDDLNVGLQDELPTLWDSRVGFYVSTFKNVSSLEARFHREISFLCHKLYEVMNKLAEQHSDKMFTIQGAPSDSGPLRLARTPSPPDDESPDSSPAASPNHTLRPTSPGPPRPKSPSQLKMGPPKPPPPKVTPTRELQQEQIIDLFDGGFPEISVTSPQPNERPGESLLDLDFDPFKPDTSTPIGQTQSPVSQTLPWDLWTGDAAQPAQPATDGDFTANWAADFGSSATTGTDESANTQPAVDGQGWPPADGWPTDSTPQPQGETATDEDATVPTFMADFDKMPEAEAEAPESDVAEGEGEASPASEPEGGEGPATTPPTDTQPEEITASSPPAETPTSTVESPVSAEPEAAEQAEESVPVQETEKESPTEAALASVEDKESPIEETPTIDAKPEEEASSLEAKPGDEPDNVEPKSTDEPDKVETQPGEVPDNIEPKPGDAPDNVELQPGDETSKESAANNGNEEEKMPIPSVVIEPASSNEGDDDRDGDITSPIATGDNGMIAECQTTKDSSGMPARFLFKVETLHDFEAANPDELELKKGDIVLVVPTELAEDQDAGWLTGIRESDWQQRGTSAKKGLFPENFTQRLE is encoded by the exons GttctgcagaagttgggaaaggCGGATGAGACGAAAGATGAACAGTTTGAGCAATGTGTGCAGAACTTCAAAAGACAGGAG TTTGAGGGCTCTAGGCTACAGAGGGAGATGAAGGCTTACATAGCAGCTGTTAAAG GGATGCAGCAGGCCTCTATGAACCTGACAGAGTCCTTACATGAAGTATATGAGCCTGACTGGCACGGCAAGGATGACGTCATGACCATTGGAAAG AACTGTGACGCTCTGTGGGAGGACTTCCATCAGAAACTGGTGGACTCCACCATCAACACGCTGGAAACATATCTGACTCAGTTCCCAGATCTCAAG ATGCGCGTGGCGAAGAGAAGCAGGAAGTTAATTGACTATGACAGTGCGCGGCACCATCTTGAGACTCTTCAGACTTCAACCATGAGGAATGACAAGAGGATTGCAAAA GCTGAAGAGGACTTGAAAAAGGCCCAGAGGGTTTTTGATGATCTCAATGTTGGCCTGCAGGATGAGCTGCCCACACTTTGGGATAG TCGGGTGGGGTTTTATGTGAGCACCTTCAAGAACGTCTCAAGCCTGGAAGCCCGTTTCCACAGGGAGATTTCTTTT CTCTGTCATAAGCTGTATGAAGTAATGAATAAGCTCGCTGAACAACACTCAGACAAAATGTTCACGATTCAAGGAGCACCCAG TGACTCTGGGCCCCTGCGATTAGCCAGGACTCCCAGCCCACCTGACGATGAGAGTCCAGACAGCAGCCCAGCAGCCAGTCCTAACCACACACTGAGGCCCACATCTCCTGGCCCACCTCGACCCAAATCACCTTCACAG CTGAAGATGGGACCTCCAAAACCACCTCCTCCAAAAGTTACTCCAACCAGGGAGCTTCAACAAGAGCAGATAATCGACCTGTTCGATGGAGGATTTCCAGAGATCAGTGTTACATCACCACAG CCAAACGAGAGGCCCGGAGAATCTCTTCTGGATCTGGATTTTGATCCATTTAAGCCTGATACCAGTACACCTATTGGGCAGACCCAATCACCTGTATCTCAG ACACTACCTTGGGATCTTTGGACG GGAGATGCTGCACAACCTGCACAGCCC GCTACAGATGGTGACTTCACTGCCAACTGGGCAGCTGACTTTGGCTCTTCTGCCACTACGGGTACAGATGAATCTGCAAATACTCAACCTGCAGTGGATGGGCAGGGCTGGCCACCTGCTGATGGTTGGCCTACAGATTCAACACCACAGCCTCAAGGAGAGACGGCCACAGATGAG GATGCGACAGTCCCAACATTTATGGCTGACTTTGATAAGATG CCTGAAGCCGAGGCTGAGGCCCCAGAGAGTGATGTAGCTGAAGGGGAAGGTGAAGCATCTCCAGCCTCAGAACCTGAGGGTGGAGAGGGTCCTGCCACCACTCCTCCAACCGACACACAACCAGAGGAGATAACAGCTTCAAGCCCTCCCGCTGAAACGCCCACT AGCACTGTGGAGTCTCCAGTGTCTGCTGAGCCTGAAGCAGCAGAGCAGGCTGAG GAATCTGTTCCAGTCCAAGAAACAGAAAAGGAGTCACCTACAGAGGCGGCTCTG GCTTCTGTTGAAGATAAAGAGTCTCCCATTGAAGAGACTCCG ACTATAGATGCCAAACCAGAGGAAGAGGCCAGTTCATTAGAAGCCAAACCAGGAGATGAACCAGATAATGTTGAGCCCAAGTCAACAGATGAACCAGATAAGGTTGAGACCCAACCAGGAGAAGTTCCTGATAATATTGAGCCCAAACCAGGAGATGCTCCTGATAATGTTGAGCTCCAGCCAGGGGATGAAACCAGTAAGGAGAGTGCTGCAAACAATGGGAATGAGGAG GAAAAGATGCCTATCCCTTCTGTTGTTATTGAGCCTGCCTCTAGTAATGAGGGTGATGATGACCGTGATGGTGATATTACATCTCCAATAGCCACTGGGGATAATGGCATGATTGCAGAATGCCAGACAACCAAAGACAGTTCTGGAATGCCTGCTAGATTCCTTTTCAAG GTTGAAACATTGCATGATTTTGAAGCGGCGAACCCAGATGAACTTGAGCTGAAGAAAGGAGACATAGTTTTGGTAGTACCAACAGAGCTAGCTGAAGATCAG GATGCCGGTTGGCTCACTGGCATCAGAGAGAGTGACTGGCAGCAGCGCGGCACCTCAGCTAAGAAAGGACTGTTTCCTGAAAACTTCACACAGCGTCTGGAGTAA
- the amph gene encoding amphiphysin isoform X1, translating into MAEIKTGIFAKNVQKRINRAQEKVLQKLGKADETKDEQFEQCVQNFKRQEFEGSRLQREMKAYIAAVKGMQQASMNLTESLHEVYEPDWHGKDDVMTIGKNCDALWEDFHQKLVDSTINTLETYLTQFPDLKMRVAKRSRKLIDYDSARHHLETLQTSTMRNDKRIAKAEEDLKKAQRVFDDLNVGLQDELPTLWDSRVGFYVSTFKNVSSLEARFHREISFLCHKLYEVMNKLAEQHSDKMFTIQGAPSDSGPLRLARTPSPPDDESPDSSPAASPNHTLRPTSPGPPRPKSPSQLKMGPPKPPPPKVTPTRELQQEQIIDLFDGGFPEISVTSPQPNERPGESLLDLDFDPFKPDTSTPIGQTQSPVSQTLPWDLWTGDAAQPAQPATDGDFTANWAADFGSSATTGTDESANTQPAVDGQGWPPADGWPTDSTPQPQGETATDEDATVPTFMADFDKMPEAEAEAPESDVAEGEGEASPASEPEGGEGPATTPPTDTQPEEITASSPPAETPTSTVESPVSAEPEAAEQAELPVEDIEQEPPSEEAPESVPVQETEKESPTEAALASVEDKESPIEETPTIDAKPEEEASSLEAKPGDEPDNVEPKSTDEPDKVETQPGEVPDNIEPKPGDAPDNVELQPGDETSKESAANNGNEEEKMPIPSVVIEPASSNEGDDDRDGDITSPIATGDNGMIAECQTTKDSSGMPARFLFKVETLHDFEAANPDELELKKGDIVLVVPTELAEDQDAGWLTGIRESDWQQRGTSAKKGLFPENFTQRLE; encoded by the exons GttctgcagaagttgggaaaggCGGATGAGACGAAAGATGAACAGTTTGAGCAATGTGTGCAGAACTTCAAAAGACAGGAG TTTGAGGGCTCTAGGCTACAGAGGGAGATGAAGGCTTACATAGCAGCTGTTAAAG GGATGCAGCAGGCCTCTATGAACCTGACAGAGTCCTTACATGAAGTATATGAGCCTGACTGGCACGGCAAGGATGACGTCATGACCATTGGAAAG AACTGTGACGCTCTGTGGGAGGACTTCCATCAGAAACTGGTGGACTCCACCATCAACACGCTGGAAACATATCTGACTCAGTTCCCAGATCTCAAG ATGCGCGTGGCGAAGAGAAGCAGGAAGTTAATTGACTATGACAGTGCGCGGCACCATCTTGAGACTCTTCAGACTTCAACCATGAGGAATGACAAGAGGATTGCAAAA GCTGAAGAGGACTTGAAAAAGGCCCAGAGGGTTTTTGATGATCTCAATGTTGGCCTGCAGGATGAGCTGCCCACACTTTGGGATAG TCGGGTGGGGTTTTATGTGAGCACCTTCAAGAACGTCTCAAGCCTGGAAGCCCGTTTCCACAGGGAGATTTCTTTT CTCTGTCATAAGCTGTATGAAGTAATGAATAAGCTCGCTGAACAACACTCAGACAAAATGTTCACGATTCAAGGAGCACCCAG TGACTCTGGGCCCCTGCGATTAGCCAGGACTCCCAGCCCACCTGACGATGAGAGTCCAGACAGCAGCCCAGCAGCCAGTCCTAACCACACACTGAGGCCCACATCTCCTGGCCCACCTCGACCCAAATCACCTTCACAG CTGAAGATGGGACCTCCAAAACCACCTCCTCCAAAAGTTACTCCAACCAGGGAGCTTCAACAAGAGCAGATAATCGACCTGTTCGATGGAGGATTTCCAGAGATCAGTGTTACATCACCACAG CCAAACGAGAGGCCCGGAGAATCTCTTCTGGATCTGGATTTTGATCCATTTAAGCCTGATACCAGTACACCTATTGGGCAGACCCAATCACCTGTATCTCAG ACACTACCTTGGGATCTTTGGACG GGAGATGCTGCACAACCTGCACAGCCC GCTACAGATGGTGACTTCACTGCCAACTGGGCAGCTGACTTTGGCTCTTCTGCCACTACGGGTACAGATGAATCTGCAAATACTCAACCTGCAGTGGATGGGCAGGGCTGGCCACCTGCTGATGGTTGGCCTACAGATTCAACACCACAGCCTCAAGGAGAGACGGCCACAGATGAG GATGCGACAGTCCCAACATTTATGGCTGACTTTGATAAGATG CCTGAAGCCGAGGCTGAGGCCCCAGAGAGTGATGTAGCTGAAGGGGAAGGTGAAGCATCTCCAGCCTCAGAACCTGAGGGTGGAGAGGGTCCTGCCACCACTCCTCCAACCGACACACAACCAGAGGAGATAACAGCTTCAAGCCCTCCCGCTGAAACGCCCACT AGCACTGTGGAGTCTCCAGTGTCTGCTGAGCCTGAAGCAGCAGAGCAGGCTGAG CTCCCAGTTGAGGACATAGAACAGGAGCCACCGAGTGAAGAAGCCCCG GAATCTGTTCCAGTCCAAGAAACAGAAAAGGAGTCACCTACAGAGGCGGCTCTG GCTTCTGTTGAAGATAAAGAGTCTCCCATTGAAGAGACTCCG ACTATAGATGCCAAACCAGAGGAAGAGGCCAGTTCATTAGAAGCCAAACCAGGAGATGAACCAGATAATGTTGAGCCCAAGTCAACAGATGAACCAGATAAGGTTGAGACCCAACCAGGAGAAGTTCCTGATAATATTGAGCCCAAACCAGGAGATGCTCCTGATAATGTTGAGCTCCAGCCAGGGGATGAAACCAGTAAGGAGAGTGCTGCAAACAATGGGAATGAGGAG GAAAAGATGCCTATCCCTTCTGTTGTTATTGAGCCTGCCTCTAGTAATGAGGGTGATGATGACCGTGATGGTGATATTACATCTCCAATAGCCACTGGGGATAATGGCATGATTGCAGAATGCCAGACAACCAAAGACAGTTCTGGAATGCCTGCTAGATTCCTTTTCAAG GTTGAAACATTGCATGATTTTGAAGCGGCGAACCCAGATGAACTTGAGCTGAAGAAAGGAGACATAGTTTTGGTAGTACCAACAGAGCTAGCTGAAGATCAG GATGCCGGTTGGCTCACTGGCATCAGAGAGAGTGACTGGCAGCAGCGCGGCACCTCAGCTAAGAAAGGACTGTTTCCTGAAAACTTCACACAGCGTCTGGAGTAA